A section of the Legionella busanensis genome encodes:
- a CDS encoding Rrf2 family transcriptional regulator, with translation MQLTQFTDYSLRALIYIAIKKGACTIKEITEAYAISSHHMVKIIHNLAKIGLLKTTRGKKGGILMAVEPKTINLGHLIVQLEPHLDLVPCFNKEKTNCCIAPVCKLKSILHDAQRAFMMVLERYTLADVLHNPTELTILLNISL, from the coding sequence ATGCAACTTACTCAATTCACGGATTATTCTTTAAGAGCCTTAATTTATATCGCCATTAAAAAGGGAGCATGTACCATTAAAGAGATTACGGAAGCTTATGCTATTTCTAGCCACCATATGGTCAAAATTATTCATAATTTAGCGAAAATTGGTCTACTGAAAACCACACGTGGCAAAAAGGGCGGTATTTTAATGGCAGTAGAACCTAAAACTATTAACTTAGGCCACCTTATTGTTCAATTAGAGCCTCATCTTGATTTAGTGCCCTGCTTTAATAAAGAAAAAACTAACTGCTGTATTGCACCGGTATGTAAATTAAAAAGTATACTGCATGACGCGCAAAGGGCTTTTATGATGGTGTTAGAACGCTATACTTTAGCTGACGTACTACATAATCCTACTGAGCTAACTATTTTATTGAACATAAGTTTGTGA
- a CDS encoding recombinase family protein — MSGKKIGYIRVSSFDQNPERQLEGISVHKKFIDKASGKNTARPQLEALLDYARDGDVIIVHSMDRLARNLDDLRRLVTHLTSQQIKIEFLKEGLTFTGEDSPMSTLLLSVMGAFAEFERSLIKERQMEGIALAKKRGAYKGRKAALSKEQIDEIKIRVANGDKKSHIACDLGISRETLYQYLRKQG, encoded by the coding sequence ATGTCAGGAAAGAAAATAGGTTATATTCGAGTCAGCAGTTTTGATCAAAATCCAGAAAGGCAACTTGAAGGTATAAGCGTACATAAAAAATTTATTGATAAAGCCTCTGGAAAAAATACGGCCCGTCCTCAACTTGAAGCCTTGCTTGATTATGCTCGTGATGGTGATGTTATTATTGTTCACAGTATGGATAGACTCGCACGTAATTTAGATGACTTGCGAAGGCTCGTGACTCATTTGACTTCCCAACAAATTAAAATTGAGTTTTTGAAAGAGGGGTTAACTTTTACGGGTGAAGACTCACCCATGTCAACGTTACTGTTATCTGTTATGGGCGCCTTTGCTGAATTTGAGCGCTCGCTCATTAAAGAGCGCCAAATGGAAGGCATTGCTCTTGCTAAAAAACGGGGTGCCTACAAAGGACGTAAAGCAGCGCTTTCAAAAGAACAAATTGACGAAATTAAAATTCGCGTTGCCAATGGTGATAAGAAAAGCCATATTGCATGCGATTTAGGTATTAGTCGGGAAACCTTATACCAATACTTAAGAAAACAAGGCTAA
- a CDS encoding Tn3 family transposase: MRRQPNLSEDEIIRDWSLSAADSIFIKKFKKQYQLWGFLQVCALRLFGQLLDNPNTLDTRIIGHACKLLNLDIVGTVDLPRLDATRTDYKKSIFSHLNFKPFNDSKAIFYDWLKQKMQTGMLIPENLVSEAEAFLIANKVVLPTLYYLRREINSFCSQHQEKVFTQIYQQLSEALIHAIDETLEIIPNEDITWFQKFKEYPGSSSISVLQDYFQRYQKLEKIDLSIVDMSIIEQDLVKHLYQLAKHYDAYKIRRFKPPKRYALMVLFLAESKKVLMDYLIQLHDQYISNVCRECRNTHLKNLKLYKHKNERAIDKIERFIDFILVQEDDYNLLVSDLYSRSTQKSDLQRARNDMHEYQVLSRFGYAKLLQNRYSSMRRYFADFIQLPFLFEKGSPSLQQSIELVRKLDKQEMTKIPSDMDTRFMDGQLTIAMRDKNGEIKRSLWEMGLAVAIKDGFRSGDLYVEHSNKYASFWNLIYQDYEWQQEKENSYQALEITQDVKLAVGKIVENFHRSAMVAANRFKGDDFANIKNGNLFLKRKDKIDIPDDAERLQALINSYMPKIKIEQLLIEVDHLTGFTKHFTPIHGQKGRPENFYKTLIASILAQATNIGLATMENCISDITAKMMRHVTDTCIREETIKAANAELVNQHTQLDLSQNYGDGKMSSSDGQRFIITASSLLSSYYPRYAGYYDKMIGIYTHTSNQLSVLNTQAISCAPRESLYVIDGLLGNNTILAIKEHTTDTEGFTEHVFALCYLLGIRFMPRIKDLKSQQLYRIDKEIAYGELDALLTKTASIEPVIEQFDQMVRVAASLKKKLSPAHEIIRRLSKGSPYDKLSKAFTQLGRILKTEYILQYISDSDLRDKVHLKLQPDTFVF; the protein is encoded by the coding sequence GTGAGACGACAGCCAAATCTTTCTGAAGATGAAATTATTCGCGATTGGTCTTTAAGCGCAGCTGATTCGATTTTCATTAAAAAATTCAAGAAACAGTATCAATTATGGGGTTTTCTGCAAGTTTGTGCCTTGAGATTATTTGGTCAATTACTGGATAACCCTAACACGCTTGATACGCGTATTATTGGACATGCTTGTAAATTGTTAAATTTAGATATCGTGGGCACGGTCGATTTGCCCAGGCTCGATGCCACGAGAACTGACTACAAGAAATCAATTTTTTCCCATTTAAATTTCAAACCTTTCAATGATAGCAAAGCCATCTTTTACGACTGGTTAAAACAAAAAATGCAGACTGGGATGCTGATTCCAGAAAATCTAGTCTCAGAGGCCGAAGCTTTTTTAATTGCTAATAAGGTTGTTTTGCCAACGCTGTATTATTTAAGGCGAGAAATCAATTCTTTTTGCTCACAGCATCAAGAGAAAGTATTTACTCAAATTTATCAGCAGCTATCTGAAGCATTAATCCATGCGATTGACGAGACACTTGAGATTATTCCTAATGAAGATATTACGTGGTTCCAAAAATTTAAGGAATATCCAGGCTCCAGTAGTATTTCAGTGCTGCAAGACTATTTCCAACGCTATCAAAAGCTTGAAAAAATAGATTTGTCGATAGTCGATATGAGCATCATAGAGCAGGATCTTGTTAAACACCTTTATCAACTTGCCAAGCATTATGATGCTTACAAGATAAGACGCTTTAAACCACCAAAGCGTTATGCATTGATGGTATTATTTTTGGCAGAGTCAAAAAAAGTCTTGATGGATTACCTTATTCAATTACACGATCAATACATTTCCAATGTATGCCGTGAATGCCGAAACACACATCTTAAAAATTTGAAGCTTTATAAGCATAAAAATGAACGAGCTATTGATAAGATCGAGCGTTTTATTGACTTTATTTTAGTTCAAGAAGATGATTACAACTTATTAGTTAGCGATCTTTATTCGCGTTCAACCCAAAAGTCCGACCTACAGCGGGCTAGAAACGATATGCACGAATACCAGGTGTTGAGCCGTTTTGGTTATGCTAAGCTCCTTCAAAACCGTTATAGTAGTATGCGTCGTTATTTTGCTGATTTTATTCAATTGCCCTTTCTTTTTGAAAAAGGTAGCCCTTCATTACAGCAATCAATTGAGCTGGTCCGCAAGCTCGATAAGCAAGAAATGACTAAGATACCCAGTGACATGGACACCAGGTTTATGGATGGGCAGTTAACCATTGCCATGCGAGATAAAAATGGAGAAATCAAACGCAGTCTTTGGGAAATGGGACTTGCAGTTGCTATTAAAGATGGTTTTCGATCAGGTGATTTATACGTCGAGCATAGTAACAAATATGCCTCTTTCTGGAATTTAATCTATCAAGATTATGAGTGGCAGCAAGAAAAAGAAAATAGTTATCAAGCGCTAGAGATTACACAAGATGTAAAGCTTGCAGTGGGCAAAATTGTTGAAAACTTTCATCGCTCAGCTATGGTTGCTGCCAACCGCTTTAAGGGCGATGATTTTGCTAACATTAAAAACGGCAATCTATTTCTAAAAAGAAAAGACAAAATTGATATTCCCGATGATGCAGAGCGATTACAAGCACTGATCAATTCATACATGCCGAAGATAAAAATAGAGCAACTATTAATTGAAGTTGATCACCTAACGGGCTTTACTAAACATTTTACGCCAATTCATGGACAAAAAGGGAGACCAGAGAATTTTTATAAAACCTTGATTGCTAGCATTCTGGCACAAGCAACTAATATTGGCCTTGCAACCATGGAGAATTGCATATCCGATATCACCGCAAAAATGATGCGCCATGTGACCGATACCTGCATTCGGGAAGAAACGATTAAAGCTGCTAATGCAGAATTGGTAAATCAACATACTCAGTTAGATTTAAGCCAAAACTACGGCGATGGCAAAATGTCATCATCAGATGGGCAACGATTTATTATTACTGCAAGTAGTCTACTTTCGTCATACTATCCAAGATACGCGGGCTACTACGATAAAATGATTGGTATCTACACGCATACGTCAAATCAACTATCAGTACTTAATACGCAAGCTATTTCATGCGCACCACGCGAATCGCTTTATGTCATTGATGGTTTGTTAGGCAACAACACAATTCTTGCCATTAAAGAACATACTACAGATACAGAAGGCTTCACTGAGCACGTGTTTGCACTATGTTATTTGCTTGGGATTCGATTTATGCCAAGAATTAAAGATTTAAAATCTCAGCAACTTTATCGTATTGATAAAGAAATTGCTTATGGTGAATTAGATGCACTGCTAACTAAAACTGCTTCTATTGAGCCAGTGATAGAGCAGTTTGACCAAATGGTACGAGTGGCAGCCTCTTTGAAAAAGAAGTTAAGCCCCGCTCATGAAATTATTAGGCGGTTATCGAAAGGTTCACCCTATGACAAGCTATCAAAAGCATTTACACAATTAGGTCGCATACTTAAAACAGAATATATTTTACAATACATCTCCGATAGTGACCTAAGAGACAAAGTACATCTTAAACTTCAACCTGACACTTTTGTATTTTAA
- a CDS encoding helix-turn-helix domain-containing protein, with amino-acid sequence MLKKRGAYKGRKAALSKEQIDEIKIRVANGDKKSHIACDLGISRETLYQYLRKQG; translated from the coding sequence TTGCTAAAAAAACGGGGTGCCTACAAAGGACGTAAAGCAGCGCTTTCAAAAGAACAAATTGACGAAATTAAAATTCGCGTTGCCAATGGTGATAAGAAAAGCCATATTGCATGCGATTTAGGTATTAGTCGGGAAACCTTATACCAATACTTAAGAAAACAAGGCTAA
- a CDS encoding Tn3 family transposase: MRRQPNLSEDEIIRDWSLSAADSIFIKKFKKQYQLWGFLQVCALRLFGQLLDNPNTLDTRIIGHACKLLNLDIVGTVDLPRLDATRTDYKKSIFSHLNFKPFNDSKAIFYDWLKQKMQTGMLIPENLVSEAEAFLIANKVVLPTLYYLRREINSFCSQHQEKVFTQIYQQLSEALIHAIDETLEIIPNEDITWFQKFKEYPGSSSISVLQDYFQRYQKLEKIDLSIVDMSIIEQDLVKHLYQLAKHYDAYKIRRFKPPKRYALMVLFLAESKKVLMDYLIQLHDQYISNVCRECRNTHLKNLKLYKHKNERAIDKIERFIDFILVQEDDYNLLVSDLYSRSTQKSDLQRARNDMHEYQVLSRFGYAKLLQNRYSSMRRYFADFIQLPFLFEKGSPSLQQSIELVRKLDKQEMTKIPSDMDTRFMDGQLTIAMRDKNGEIKRSLWEMGLAVAIKDGFRSGDLYVEHSNKYASFWNLIYQDYEWQQEKENSYQALEITQDVKLAVGKIVENFHRSAMVAANRFKGDDFANIKNGNLFLKRKDKIDIPDDAERLQALINSYMPKIKIEQLLIEVDHLTGFTKHFTPIHGQKGRPENFYKTLIASILAQATNIGLATMENCISDITAKMMRHVTDTCIREETIKAANAELVNQHTQLDLSQNYGDGKMSSSDGQRFIITASSLLSSYYPRYAGYYDKMIGIYTHTSNQLSVLNTQAISCAPRESLYVIDGLLGNNTILAIKEHTTDTEGFTEHVFALCYLLGIRFMPRIKDLKSQQLYRIDKEIAYGELDALLTKTASIEPVIEQFDQMVRVAASLKKKLSPAHEIIRRLSKGSPYDKLSKAFTQLGRILKTEYILQYISDSDLRDKVQRQLNKGEHRHQLARCIFFANQGKFQVGDYEEIMNKASCLSLVSNAVLYWNTVKMTKIIAQLKTNGEVINDNTLTHISLLLHKHLITMGTYFTNTTIVQPEIEDVGEFTVSEQI, encoded by the coding sequence GTGAGACGACAGCCAAATCTTTCTGAAGATGAAATTATTCGCGATTGGTCTTTAAGCGCAGCTGATTCGATTTTCATTAAAAAATTCAAGAAACAGTATCAATTATGGGGTTTTCTGCAAGTTTGTGCCTTGAGATTATTTGGTCAATTACTGGATAACCCTAACACGCTTGATACGCGTATTATTGGACATGCTTGTAAATTGTTAAATTTAGATATCGTGGGCACGGTCGATTTGCCCAGGCTCGATGCCACGAGAACTGACTACAAGAAATCAATTTTTTCCCATTTAAATTTCAAACCTTTCAATGATAGCAAAGCCATCTTTTACGACTGGTTAAAACAAAAAATGCAGACTGGGATGCTGATTCCAGAAAATCTAGTCTCAGAGGCCGAAGCTTTTTTAATTGCTAATAAGGTTGTTTTGCCAACGCTGTATTATTTAAGGCGAGAAATCAATTCTTTTTGCTCACAGCATCAAGAGAAAGTATTTACTCAAATTTATCAGCAGCTATCTGAAGCATTAATCCATGCGATTGACGAGACACTTGAGATTATTCCTAATGAAGATATTACGTGGTTCCAAAAATTTAAGGAATATCCAGGCTCCAGTAGTATTTCAGTGCTGCAAGACTATTTCCAACGCTATCAAAAGCTTGAAAAAATAGATTTGTCGATAGTCGATATGAGCATCATAGAGCAGGATCTTGTTAAACACCTTTATCAACTTGCCAAGCATTATGATGCTTACAAGATAAGACGCTTTAAACCACCAAAGCGTTATGCATTGATGGTATTATTTTTGGCAGAGTCAAAAAAAGTCTTGATGGATTACCTTATTCAATTACACGATCAATACATTTCCAATGTATGCCGTGAATGCCGAAACACACATCTTAAAAATTTGAAGCTTTATAAGCATAAAAATGAACGAGCTATTGATAAGATCGAGCGTTTTATTGACTTTATTTTAGTTCAAGAAGATGATTACAACTTATTAGTTAGCGATCTTTATTCGCGTTCAACCCAAAAGTCCGACCTACAGCGGGCTAGAAACGATATGCACGAATACCAGGTGTTGAGCCGTTTTGGTTATGCTAAGCTCCTTCAAAACCGTTATAGTAGTATGCGTCGTTATTTTGCTGATTTTATTCAATTGCCCTTTCTTTTTGAAAAAGGTAGCCCTTCATTACAGCAATCAATTGAGCTGGTCCGCAAGCTCGATAAGCAAGAAATGACTAAGATACCCAGTGACATGGACACCAGGTTTATGGATGGGCAGTTAACCATTGCCATGCGAGATAAAAATGGAGAAATCAAACGCAGTCTTTGGGAAATGGGACTTGCAGTTGCTATTAAAGATGGTTTTCGATCAGGTGATTTATACGTCGAGCATAGTAACAAATATGCCTCTTTCTGGAATTTAATCTATCAAGATTATGAGTGGCAGCAAGAAAAAGAAAATAGTTATCAAGCGCTAGAGATTACACAAGATGTAAAGCTTGCAGTGGGCAAAATTGTTGAAAACTTTCATCGCTCAGCTATGGTTGCTGCCAACCGCTTTAAGGGCGATGATTTTGCTAACATTAAAAACGGCAATCTATTTCTAAAAAGAAAAGACAAAATTGATATTCCCGATGATGCAGAGCGATTACAAGCACTGATCAATTCATACATGCCGAAGATAAAAATAGAGCAACTATTAATTGAAGTTGATCACCTAACGGGCTTTACTAAACATTTTACGCCAATTCATGGACAAAAAGGGAGACCAGAGAATTTTTATAAAACCTTGATTGCTAGCATTCTGGCACAAGCAACTAATATTGGCCTTGCAACCATGGAGAATTGCATATCCGATATCACCGCAAAAATGATGCGCCATGTGACCGATACCTGCATTCGGGAAGAAACGATTAAAGCTGCTAATGCAGAATTGGTAAATCAACATACTCAGTTAGATTTAAGCCAAAACTACGGCGATGGCAAAATGTCATCATCAGATGGGCAACGATTTATTATTACTGCAAGTAGTCTACTTTCGTCATACTATCCAAGATACGCGGGCTACTACGATAAAATGATTGGTATCTACACGCATACGTCAAATCAACTATCAGTACTTAATACGCAAGCTATTTCATGCGCACCACGCGAATCGCTTTATGTCATTGATGGTTTGTTAGGCAACAACACAATTCTTGCCATTAAAGAACATACTACAGATACAGAAGGCTTCACTGAGCACGTGTTTGCACTATGTTATTTGCTTGGGATTCGATTTATGCCAAGAATTAAAGATTTAAAATCTCAGCAACTTTATCGTATTGATAAAGAAATTGCTTATGGTGAATTAGATGCACTGCTAACTAAAACTGCTTCTATTGAGCCAGTGATAGAGCAGTTTGACCAAATGGTACGAGTGGCAGCCTCTTTGAAAAAGAAGTTAAGCCCCGCTCATGAAATTATTAGGCGGTTATCGAAAGGTTCACCCTATGACAAGCTATCAAAAGCATTTACACAATTAGGTCGCATACTTAAAACAGAATATATTTTACAATACATCTCCGATAGTGACCTAAGAGACAAAGTACAGCGTCAATTAAACAAAGGGGAACATCGCCATCAATTAGCACGCTGCATCTTCTTTGCAAACCAAGGAAAATTTCAAGTTGGTGACTACGAAGAAATCATGAATAAAGCAAGTTGCTTAAGTCTAGTATCGAACGCTGTATTGTATTGGAACACAGTGAAGATGACAAAAATTATTGCCCAGCTTAAGACCAACGGCGAAGTTATAAATGATAATACATTAACTCATATATCACTTTTACTGCACAAACATTTGATTACAATGGGAACCTATTTTACGAATACTACTATTGTTCAACCGGAAATAGAGGACGTGGGAGAATTTACGGTTTCAGAGCAAATTTAA
- a CDS encoding alternative oxidase produces the protein MPETHQPAKTISDKIAFGLVKFFRFFADTFFQKRYGNRAIVLETVAAVPGMVGAALLHLRCLRKIKNDEGWIKTLLDEAENERMHLITFMYIAKPNWFERFIIFIAQAIFVILYLVMYVLSSKTAHRFVGYLEEEAVVSYTHYLQELDAGRIENCPAPDMAKNYWSLEDDARLREVLVAVRNDEAEHRDVNHKLADKLASEGTILTKLKPEFANKSDHKS, from the coding sequence ATGCCAGAAACCCATCAACCCGCTAAAACTATCAGTGATAAAATCGCTTTTGGCCTGGTGAAATTTTTTCGATTTTTTGCAGATACCTTTTTTCAAAAGCGCTATGGAAATCGAGCAATAGTACTTGAAACCGTTGCAGCTGTACCAGGTATGGTAGGAGCTGCTTTATTGCATTTACGTTGCTTAAGAAAAATTAAAAATGATGAAGGTTGGATTAAAACATTATTGGATGAAGCTGAAAATGAGCGGATGCACTTAATTACCTTTATGTATATAGCTAAACCTAATTGGTTTGAACGCTTCATTATTTTTATAGCTCAGGCTATTTTTGTGATTTTATATTTAGTTATGTATGTACTTTCTTCTAAAACTGCGCATCGTTTTGTGGGCTACCTTGAAGAAGAGGCTGTGGTTAGTTATACCCATTATTTACAAGAATTAGATGCAGGTCGAATTGAAAATTGCCCTGCTCCAGATATGGCTAAGAATTATTGGAGTTTAGAAGACGATGCGCGATTACGTGAGGTGTTGGTAGCCGTTCGTAATGATGAGGCAGAGCATCGGGATGTGAATCATAAGCTCGCTGATAAGCTGGCAAGTGAAGGCACTATTTTAACTAAACTTAAACCAGAATTTGCTAATAAAAGTGACCATAAAAGCTAG
- a CDS encoding group I truncated hemoglobin, with protein MSKSLFDRLGGQQAVNAAVDIFYRKMLLDDRVSHFFEDIDMEHQILKQKGFLTMVFGGPTRYSGKNMRDGHNHLLRRGLNDTHVDIVIEHLGATLKELGVGAEDIKEVAAIANSVRDDVLGRL; from the coding sequence ATGTCTAAATCATTATTTGATCGCCTAGGAGGGCAGCAGGCAGTCAATGCAGCCGTTGATATTTTTTACAGAAAAATGTTACTAGATGACCGTGTCAGTCATTTTTTTGAAGACATTGATATGGAGCACCAAATCTTAAAACAAAAAGGTTTTTTAACGATGGTATTTGGCGGCCCTACTCGCTATAGTGGCAAAAATATGCGTGACGGGCATAACCATCTACTCAGGCGCGGATTAAATGACACCCATGTCGATATTGTTATTGAACATTTAGGTGCAACACTTAAAGAATTAGGCGTTGGCGCAGAAGATATTAAAGAAGTGGCTGCTATTGCCAATAGTGTTCGAGATGACGTATTGGGACGCTTATGA
- a CDS encoding FAD-binding oxidoreductase has product MSTFDFNNQSYALAPEENVLQCLLRHGVDYPNSCQVGVCQSCLIKAKDGLIHSSWQEGIPETLKSQGYFLACLAKPDTALQLIIPDSDECEISAKILEVKRLNYNIVQVKLGVDNLEGWIPGQYLSLINFQGTTRSYSIANLPLQESFIELHIKVYPHGKMGQWLMNSATKDTVVKLRGPFGRCFYYNPKQLAFDILLAGTGTGLAPLIAILKSALSHNHQGLITLVHGGLTDEDIYYSEELRRLSSVFSSFVYDPCVLQTQGGCYPEASIEKRIVMHLNNPKATHVYVCGPKETTNKLKKQVFLMGVPSQAILSDVFL; this is encoded by the coding sequence ATGAGCACTTTCGATTTTAACAATCAATCTTATGCCTTGGCACCTGAGGAAAATGTATTACAGTGCCTTCTACGTCATGGTGTGGATTATCCTAATTCTTGTCAGGTGGGTGTCTGTCAATCTTGTTTAATTAAAGCAAAAGATGGCTTAATTCATTCCTCTTGGCAGGAAGGGATACCAGAAACACTTAAATCGCAAGGCTATTTCTTAGCCTGTTTAGCAAAGCCAGACACAGCGCTTCAGTTGATTATACCAGACAGTGATGAGTGTGAGATTTCCGCAAAAATATTAGAAGTTAAACGACTCAATTATAATATAGTTCAAGTTAAGCTTGGTGTAGATAATTTAGAGGGCTGGATTCCAGGTCAATACCTTAGCCTAATTAACTTTCAAGGCACGACCCGAAGCTATTCAATTGCTAATTTACCTTTACAAGAAAGCTTTATCGAGTTGCATATTAAAGTTTATCCTCATGGGAAAATGGGGCAATGGCTAATGAATTCGGCAACAAAAGATACTGTAGTTAAACTTAGAGGCCCCTTTGGTCGTTGTTTCTACTACAATCCAAAACAATTAGCTTTTGATATATTACTAGCAGGAACGGGTACCGGGCTTGCGCCACTTATTGCCATTCTTAAAAGTGCCCTTAGCCACAACCATCAAGGATTAATTACTTTAGTTCATGGTGGGCTTACTGATGAGGACATTTACTACTCTGAAGAGTTAAGAAGGTTATCCTCCGTATTTTCCTCTTTTGTTTATGACCCCTGTGTTCTTCAAACTCAAGGAGGTTGTTATCCAGAAGCGTCCATAGAAAAAAGAATAGTAATGCATTTAAATAATCCTAAAGCAACCCATGTTTATGTCTGTGGTCCTAAAGAGACGACTAATAAATTAAAAAAGCAGGTTTTCCTTATGGGGGTGCCCTCCCAAGCAATATTAAGTGATGTATTCTTATGA
- a CDS encoding GNAT family N-acetyltransferase — protein MTTEIIIRQYIPNDAQDLTNIYYYTIHNINIQDYSEEQVNAWAPSFSLELTGWQKKWETIKPLVALINNKIVGFAEFEPDGHIDCFYVHHEYQGLGVGSSLMNEVFNKANVLNLK, from the coding sequence ATGACTACTGAAATTATTATTCGGCAATATATACCTAATGATGCCCAAGATTTAACCAATATTTATTACTACACCATCCATAATATTAATATTCAGGATTACTCTGAAGAGCAGGTTAATGCCTGGGCGCCTTCTTTCTCTCTAGAATTAACTGGGTGGCAGAAAAAATGGGAAACGATTAAGCCTCTCGTTGCGTTGATAAATAATAAAATAGTTGGCTTTGCAGAGTTTGAACCCGATGGTCACATCGATTGCTTTTATGTTCATCATGAATATCAAGGTCTTGGTGTAGGTTCTTCATTAATGAATGAGGTTTTTAATAAGGCAAATGTTTTGAATCTAAAATGA
- a CDS encoding recombinase family protein, which produces MIKPLEKNTARPQLEALLDYARDGDVIIVHSMDRLARNLDDLRRLVTHLTSQQIKIEFLKEGLTFTGEDSPMSTLLLSVMGAFAEFERSLIKERQMEGIALAKKTGCLQRT; this is translated from the coding sequence TTGATAAAGCCTCTGGAAAAAAATACGGCCCGTCCTCAACTTGAAGCCTTGCTTGATTATGCTCGTGATGGTGATGTTATTATTGTTCACAGTATGGATAGACTCGCACGTAATTTAGATGACTTGCGAAGGCTCGTGACTCATTTGACTTCCCAACAAATTAAAATTGAGTTTTTGAAAGAGGGGTTAACTTTTACGGGTGAAGACTCACCCATGTCAACGTTACTGTTATCTGTTATGGGCGCCTTTGCTGAATTTGAGCGCTCGCTCATTAAAGAGCGCCAAATGGAAGGCATTGCTCTTGCTAAAAAAACGGGGTGCCTACAAAGGACGTAA